Genomic segment of Corvus moneduloides isolate bCorMon1 chromosome 14, bCorMon1.pri, whole genome shotgun sequence:
ACTCAGGCCCCCCCACTGCCTCTCTGGGCAGAAGCTCTGTCTGGGCTATCACCCGGGCAGACCAGGAGCCTCCCAGCAGATATGGCTGCCCTTGGGCTTCTGGAATCCATCACCTGGTTTGCACCAACTAGACAGCCCCAGAGTCCTCGgttgctcctcacaggacattCCTTACGGCCCTTTCTTGCCCTCCTGTTGTTTAAATGAGACTTTCACAGCAACTAGTAACAATGCAGAATGATTCCATTCTTCAGTGAGTCAATGCTACAGCCctgatgaaatattttgtggCCTTTTGTAAAGTGCCAGTGTAGCTCTCTTTACTGAGTTAATATGTTTATAATAAAAAGAACTTCTCAATGAACTACATTAGTCTGTCATCATGCCCTCTGAGCCTACGGCCATGGCTCCTAGGgtgcatccctgctccccttgTCTGAGGGTggcttccagctgctgtgggtgggacagagggcaggaggggcagcagaATCTGAGAGGAAAATGGCTGTTAACAATCCTTACCTCTGTTGGATACTTTGCTATACACTAACTGGTGAGACTCCCTACGGATGGAGTTCATCTGCATGTCCAAGATCTTCCTTCAAACACCTGTCATCATGGATCCTTTTCTACTGCTGTGCATAGCCCCACATTATGGCACATGTTACAGGCCAGTGAGTCAGCCCAGTGATGGAAACCCAGATCCACTCCCTCTGATagcaaaaaatgagaaaaccgGAAAGTAGATCACTCTGTCTGAGAAGCTCCATGCCCCCTGTACATATTCCTGCCCCCTGGGCCAGCTGCAGCATGGGTTCTACTGGTAGAGTGCTGGAGAGGCTGTGTGCCCACCACGCCAAGCAGAGGAGGGGCTACAGTGAGACCAGCCAAAAGTCAGCAGtgaaaaggcagagcagcaaCGCTGGCTCCTGAGGAGAGACTGGGAGATGCCCTTTGATGCCTCCCGCAGCCAGGTAACTCCCCTCAGCCCCATGGCTCACAGGTCCGTGTTGGCCATTGGGAGGTTCCCAGTGGAGCATCTGGCCTGGGAGGCAGGTCCCTTCCTGCACCTGGCCTGCTCCACCCATGCCTCATGGCAGGACATGGCCCTGGGTGGCAGCACCTGGTCCTGAGCCTGTGGCGCCTTCTGGcagatgcagagcagggacCGGAGCTCTGCACGGAAGTTCTCGTTCAGCCAGCAGTAGATGAAGGGGTTGTAGCAGGTGCTGCTCATCGCGAACCAGTGCAGGGCAAAATAGAGCAAGTTCTTTGTCTTGATGCCCAGACTGGAGATGAGCACCACGTAGCAGTTCAGGGGGAACCAGCAGATCGCAAagaccaccaccaccagcatcAGCATCTTGATGCTCTTCTTCTTGTTCCTGTGGTGGGTGACGTACTGCTGCGTGGTGATGTCCCCGATGGCATTGCGGAGCCACAGCTTCTTGGCCAGACGCATGTAGGTGACAGTGATAatcagcagaggcaggaggtaaagaaggagaaaggtaGACAGGTCCAGATACTTCCAGACCAactctgcaggctcagggaaATCAGGAAGACACAGACTCCGGACAGTGGCTTCccttgaaaatgaagaaatatagATAGAGCACATGGCCATTGCTGTCACAtgggtgctgctggctcagcaAACCACAGTGGGGGTCTCACACTGCCCACAGCCAGCTGGTCAGAGGTGTAGTGTGGACAGAGGGAGGATACAGAGCCACAGCTCTGACATGTCTCTCTCAGGCTGgacctgcagcctctgccctcCACGGGAGCACCCACCCTTCTGTGCCCCTCAGCAGCCAGGACCCCTCACCCTGCCATACCCCCCAGCACAGGATCCCTCAGCAAGAGCAGCTGTAGCAGCTCTAAGCCAAAGCTGTtctggaggggagggaggggctggaggctgTGAGAAAGCCTCACAGGCATGACCAACccacctcccttcccttccctacCCACCATTCCCTTGCCATCAGCTCCTACAACCTTCCTGCTACCTCTTAAAACTGGTGTGATGATTGGTCACTTGGCTCCAGTTGAACCACTGACAATTAACTGACAGAAGAACTGAGTGTAATCATACACAACAGCTCATTTTAACAACTCCCGTACacctgtcccatcccatccaggAACCAGGTGTGTTCCCACTACCTGGCCAGCAGTGGCTCAGGCCCAGCACCCTTTGCTGCACCACGTGTCCCCTCCACACCCTGCAGCTGGTGACTGGAAGTGATGGAATTTATTTCCAGTGgatgttttctccttttgtttcccttcccccctctctttttctttctttctctctcttattCCATTTTACTCTTCTCTCTTCATCCCTTGTCCTCTGTTCTCCTCTATTCAGCACAGATTTTAGCCCTCATCAAGCTGTACTGTTCATTGCAGTATTGATTAGTATCTTTAATATCCTGTTTTCAACCACTGGAGCTGCCTTTTGTACCACAAATAGGAGACTGTTGAGaacaggcagctggagcaggggatgaGGTCAGAGGAGTGACAATGGGTCCACCGAGCGCAGAGGACCTGGAGACGCCACTCAAGATGGGAACTGACGCAGAAGGGAAAATCATCCTTTCTGAACTGCAGTCTTGGCTTTTCCTCCCCTGGATCTGACTCACCCCTGGCACAGGGGACCTGCCAAAGGGGATGTGACAAGGCAATATTTTGGTGAATTCTGGTACGATCAGGGACTCAGATGTGCTGCTGTGTAGTACAGCCAGAGATGGATGTTGCTGGAGCTCCTGTTTCCCATCCCAGAACCCTAACCACTCCCTGGTAGGAATCTCAggagccctggccctgcagagctATTACAAGCAATATTacaactgggattttttttttcaatggaaaGCAGGGACAGGAATAGCATGTCCTGGAAGTCCTTATATCGCTGAGCTGCCTCGTGCCAACACGGGGCTCGGTTTCCTCTGGCCATGCCAAAGGATGAGCAGAGACAGGTGCCCCGAAACAGATCATAGTGTTCGTTCATTCATGAGCAATTTGTTCCCTAATCCCCAAGCACAGCTGCGGAGCAATGCAAGCATGGAGTAACCCTGCCCTGTGTTTACAGTCTGGACAGTTGGAGGTATGATATCCCCTGAGTATCTCAGTCACATCAGGCACAAGCACAGGCAGGGGAGGACTGTGAAGCCCCAGTCACACTTCTAGCTGGTGCAGCCCCTCGTACACAAAAAGCAGTGACAGCCTGTGCAGACACTCACGCTCCCCTCCCTCACCAACAGGAGGGACttggctgggctgcaggaaaTTAGATTTGTCCTTTATAGAGAAGGTCAATATCTACAATAGAAATCTCATTCCTACTGCCTGTCAGTGTCTCCTTGCCCCACTCCCTGGGATGCTGATCTCAGCCTGAAAATACAGGTCATGGTAAGATTATCCCCTTGGCCTCGAGGCTGGAATTCCTGCGaagggcagcaccagcagcgtGACACCTGCCACAAAAATCCCACTTGGGTACTGTTACAGACTGTTTTCTAGACAGGAGAGGTCACAGCAATGCCACAGGCtggtggggacaggagggacagaaCAGGCTGGGTACCACAGAGGAAAGGACTGCAAGGGCAAAGCAACCCCAAAGTTTGGATTCTGTATTTCTCCCTGGCAGAGGGTTACAGCAGAGACAAGTGCCATTGCTGGGCCTTTTGTGGGGAGATATTAAAAGCAgaagcttatttttctttttctttctttccctctatATCAGAaccttctgtattttcttatatttcagCAGTCCTCATGTGGATGTTAAATTCCACTTCATCTGCTGTCACTGTGCTCAGCCAAGCAAAGAGCTCCCTTTCCTGCGGGGAGGCACCATGGCATACCAGGACAGCTCTGGTTCCTGCCAAAGCACTGGACCCTCACCTGCCCCTCACTGGGTCCCCCCAACTCCACACTGgtcccccacagccctgcttcaGAAGAAGGGGGTGGgggcttctctttgtttttctcattagtGTAACATTGGGCAGAGGAACCTCAAGCTTCAGGGAAGGTTGGTCCTGCTTCATAAATTCACATGGATGAAATACAGGGAAGTCACAACCTGAAACTCAATGTATGAAGTCCTGGGGAAGAGGGATTGGTGGCTCTGCTGACAAGCCAGGGTGgtcccctgctcctgctccctgcagagctttgGAGATGTCAGCACAGGTATTCCCAACAGgaggtttattttcttcctttttgaaaCTGCAGTTTgactctctctcccctccctgcctgagCAAGTTGGATGGGCTTGGTCTTGTTGGGTCTGAGGAACTGAGCAGGcaaaaggagggaagaggaaagtcCCTCAGGAGAAAATTATCTTCTCGGGACAGAGCCTCTCCTGGCAAGGCCATGGCACTGGAGGAGGTATGTGTCACTAATGTCTGTGCCCCAGCCAGGCTATGCCTGGGACTGCCCCAGCACGTGGCTGGGAGTGGGACCCAGACCCTCATCTGGGCATGTGGGAAGTGGCAAGAGCAAACCCCGGGCAGCAGGCTCttccacagccccagcctctgCTGTGGGAAGCGGGATCTCACCCATACACCAACACCCTCTCATCCCACACCACTGTCCCCATGCCTGGGACACTCCAACGCCCTCCCTGCTGAGTGAGTGGCACTGCACAAGGGCTGCCAGACCTCCACACACTCACTGGGAAGGGGAGATCACTCACCTGTAGTTATACTGGAAAAGCTTTTGGTAGATGGCATGGGGCAGGGAGAAACAGGTTGCCATCAGCCAGATAACAGAGATGCTCAGAGCTCCCTTCGTCAGGGACATCCTCTGCTTCAGTGGGTTCAGGATGACCTGCAACAGAGACTCCGTCATGACTCTTCTCCCACGGGAAGCAAAGGCCCTCACAGCCCACAGTGGGGGGTGGGCGGTTTGTGACATAACCTAACACAGCTAATGAGAGGAAAATGACAGCCATGATTAGGAAAATGTCCTGCTCGTTAGAGTGacctggaaaatgggaaacatTGAACTTCTCAGTCTGCTCAGAAGAACTTTCAAACTTCATCCTCTACCTTGTTCTGTGAGAACCATTTTCCTTAAGCTGGGGGTTACATTAggtcaaaaaaagaaaagattccCACACAATGGTATTCACTCAGGGGTATGTTTGTTTATTCTGTATGAACTATATAGAAATGTCTCTTGTTCTAGCTGGGCCTGTGAAGCTGAgcttttctcccctctgctgAGACAGAAACTCACCTTCcatgaaattttctttgttaGATCTTTAAGCTGGTAAAATCTGATAGTCTGGAACTTACTATTTGACAATAGCACAGGGAAGGGGAGTGATTGCTAGGGATAAGCACATGGCCTGGGCTGTCCTTGCTGCCCTGCACTGGACACACAGCCAGCATTTGTCATGGCCACAGAGAGACATGGGTGAAAACTTCTCACAGCTCAAGTCTCCTCCCAGAGCCTTGGAAGGAAGAGGGGAGGGCAGTGTCACCTGGTGCCTGTCGAGAGCTATGGCTGTCAGGGTCAGTGTGGAGACATGGAGGGAGCAGTACTGCACAAAGCGGCTGATGTGGCACATGGCCTTTCCAAAAATCCACGTGCTGTTCACAAACCGGACCTGAGGAGAAACAACAGCTCATCAGCCAGAAAAACGTgctgaaaacaaatacatgGGAAAGTCCCTTGGCTGGAACCTGAGCTGGCTCAGGGGTTCTGGCTGGTTGGGCAGCTTCACCTGAAACTTAAAGAAAGATCAGCTATCCTGGTCTCTGAAACACCTTTACAGAAGAGTTTATGGGGTCAAACCCTGCTGATTATGAAGTGGAGCTACCACAGCCCTCCTGGCCTGTTCTACAGACATTGCTTGTAAACAGTGGTAATAACTTTTTATTACACTAACAACTATATTTGGAAAAAGTGGACCAAGGTTTGATATCAACCCCACTGTCAGATCTGGAGAGATTTCATTGAAGCCTTTATCCAGCTGGCATCTCTGAAAAGTGCGACTACTTTCTTCCACTCACCCAGTATGACTGGCATTCAGACTGTTCTGACCCACTAAGGGACTCTCTAGTGCTCTCCTGCATGAGCATTAAAAACACATGTTCACCCAGGCACTTGTTCTCATCACCCAAAAAGCTCTTGCTGGGGTTTCATAGCACACATGGAGAGGCTTTAGAGTTTCTAGGAGTTACAGAGTCttaacagagaaacagagagcCCACAGGTTGCTGAACAGTGTTTTACTTGCCTGGGAGAGTTATCAGTTAGACTTGGTGGTGTTGGGTTCCCACCTCAGCCCTAGGAGAAAAGCCTGTGACCACCAGGCAGAATTCTGGTGGGAGGGAGACTCCTGTCCTGGCTGAAGGGACAGCAAGACCAGCTACTTACCAAGGTGAAAGGTGTGTTGAGCAGTGTGATCATGATGTCTGACACTGCCAGGTTAGCGATAAACAGGCTGGTGGCAGAGTGCATCCTCTTGTTCTTCAGCACCACGTGACACACCAGCATGTTCCCAAAGAGAGACATGACAATAATGACCGAGTACGCCACGATTAGGAGCGCTTTCACTGTTGGTTTCTGGGATTCTGGCTCATATTTAGCCAGCTCAGCAAATTTCTCCCACTCAACAATGCGGCTCTCTGTCCAGTTGAAGATGGTCCTGTTAGTTGTGTGGTAGATGGACATGAGTTTGGCCAGTGAAGAGTAATGGTCAAACTCCCCAAGAAACCCCATCACCTGTGACCTGTATGGCTGAAGCAGTGAGCGAGACATGGTAGGTCAACCCCAGTCTTTCCTGCTGAGGAACAGTTCCAATGGTGTGTCCAAAAGGGGCTGGTTGGAGACCACACTTTCTCTCACATACCAAGAAGAGCAAGAACTTCACAGGTGAGCTCTGGGCTCAAGCAGGCTCCCTGACCATCCCGTGCTGCTGTcgcaggaatttcttcccaatgcAGAAACATTCACCTTCCACTCTAAACAAATCCAAAGATGTCTTTCCAGCAACTGAAATCTGAATTCTGAATAGAAACCAACACTTCACTTCCTGGACCAGACAGGTCTATATGTGACAGTGCATACACTGCAGCATGATTACATGCCAGTTCCCTGCACACTCCAACCACAAGGAGAAACCAAACTCCCCACCCTTACCCCCCTCCCTAACTCCTACCCTTACCCCCCCTCACTTACCTCGCACTGCCCGGCCGTTTTTGTCCCCTTCGGCCTCCGGTCCCAAGGGGCAGCAGCGGCTCTTCCGGCTCCCCGCGCAGGACACCCCACACCGCACACCCCACACACCTCGCACTGCACACACCCCACTCACAACACACCCCGCAGAGCCCACtgcccgcgccgcgccgcgccctCTGCACTCACCGCCGCGCACTCTCCGCACCGCACCGCGCACCTTGCGCACTCCCTCTCACCCCGCGCACTCTCCGCACCGCACCGCGCACCTTGCGCACTCCCTCTCACCCCGCGCACTCTCCGCACCGCACCGCGCACCTTGCGCACTCCCTCTCACCCCGCGCACTCTCCGCACCGCGCCGCGCACCTTGCGCACTCCCTCTCACCCCGCGCACCTTGCGCAGCGCACCGCGCACCTTGCGCACTCCCTCTCACCCCGCGCACCTTGCGCAGCGCACCGCGCACCCCCTTCACGCCCCGCACGTGCGGCCGCTGGTAGCGGAGTCGCCGCTCGGGGCGGGGCTCGGGGAGCGGCGCTGCTCCATTCATAACACGGTGCGGGCGGGGCCCCACCGGCCCGGGAGTCGTTACCGGGGGTTAATTAGTGCCGCGGTTTCCTGCGCGCACACGCACCTGCAGGTGCCGAGTCTGCTCCCACGGTACCCGGAGGGGCTGCTGCGGACTCGGGCTAAGCGGCGCTGTGGGGCCAGGGCGGAGGGCAGCGCCCACCACAGTGGCGAGCGGGCACGGAGCATCTGTGTTTGCAGACACCCTGGCTGTGCCTTAAcgggaaaaggggaaaaccaTCCTCACAAGCCTCTCCCGGGACGAATCTTTGCGGAAAGGCTTCTGGTGGAGTTTCAGCGcttgttttttggtgtttttcccACGGCTGGGTCCCTCTTGACAGATGCTGACACAGAAGAAGAGAGTTTAAGTTTCAAAGACTTTAGAcagcatatttttaaactagGTATTATAATCCTTCACGTTTTGCATCCTGTATGTGTCACTtattccttatttaaaaaaaaaaaaaaaaaaaggatttttcctgTCCATATCCAGTCCCCTGCATGATCGCCTTCCCCTGTCCATGGCTCTGCTCCTCTTGTCCATGTCCATGCTGTGGCCAGGCCATGCAAGGACTAAGACAGGGGAGTAGCTACAGGATGGGGAACACATGAGAAGGACATGGGACATAGAGGATGTGCCTCTTGTCAGACTCCAAATTCTACTTCTAAGTGAAAAGGTCCCATGCTGACATGTGGAGCCAAGAATTCACTTTTATTGTCAGTCCAGGCCAGTTCAATAAACAGGTCCGGTCATCCTGTGTGTTCCAATGATAACAACACTTCTATTTTCCAAATCATCTAATTTTTCCTAATTCCAAttaataatgcatttttaaatgtcattcaCAAGCGCCCTGATGTCCATCCTGGTCCCTGGTATTTGTAACCTCTATCAGGGCAAATAAACCATGATGACAGGTTGAAGGTTAGGTTTTTCCTAGTTTGGGGTCTGTTTGCCATGGAGCAAACTGGGCATCCCAGTTTGCATCGTGTCAGCCATAGGCTCTTGGAGAGACTAATGAAGATCTTCCTGGCAAATAGTAGAAAAAGAGTCCAGATGGAGACAGGAATTCCTTCTGCAGGAGGAAATATCTGTATATTTGGTGTGTGTTTCCAAGGAACTGGCTCTTTGCTCAGAATTTTGTATTTATGGATTCCCAGGTCTAAGAGATGCTCCGGCTCATGCCTGTGCCAGAACTCCAGTTGctttcagcagaagcagaatGAGCTTTGCATTTACTCTCTGGAGTTTCTTGCCTGAGGGCTACAGAAAAGACACACTGGATGTTTATTACCACTATAGCAAGATGATCTGGGAGGCTTCTGCTATTTTTCAGTCCCCCTGAAGCGGTTCTCACTATGGCTGTGAGATTATTGTGCATCCAAAGAGCCATTTCATTATCCTCCCATGCTGTTCTTGCTGGCATACATCATCGCTGGCTTTAGAGCTGCAAGCTCAGAAGAGGAGAGCTATGAGCTATGAGTTTAGTCTAATTGTATTTCCAGCAAAATCCCAGGCATGCTAGCTTTCTCCAGGTGCAAATTATCAACTACAGGTATGTGCTAGAACCTCCTGAAACACTCAGGCCCTCACTGGCTAAGGAGTTAAGACTTGATCCCTTACACAGCAATAATCCTGaccagcctctcctgccctcGGACCCCTGATGGAGCTGCCAGTCCCATGTGTTCCATGTCATTAGACAAGTCTCTGATTGATGCTTGTCTGGTTTTCATCTGTCAGAAAACACTTCAGGAGCAGGAATGGTTGTGTTGTGGGATAAAATTGTTAGAGTTTTCTGCCTGTCCTTCTTGAGTAAAATTCCTGTTATCTCTCTGAGGAGACTTTGCAGGCTGGAGGTATTACAGGTACTCTGTGTCTTTCCTTCTGTGTCTTAAATGTCAGAaggtctttttgttttctggaggGCTGGTTTCCCTCTGGACAGAAGAATCAATAAGAGTGCAGATACATAGGCACCAGAGGCTTTGGaactgaggagctgcagaactCCTCCTTTTGCTCTCAGACATTTGTGTCTGTCTGTTAGATTCTAGGGCACAGAAAGTATATCTGAGCCCCTGAAATATTAACTACCAAGCCTTCCATTGCATGTGCTACTAATGTGCACAGCCCAGACAGGTGTTATAACCCAGCTCAGGTTTGCCTGATGTGGCGGCAGGGTGGGAGCTTCGGCACCAGGCGCTTCCACCCGAGCCCGGCTCTCTGAGTGCTTCTGGAACCTTCCTCCAGCCCAAGCCGTGGAGGCTTTCAGGATCCTCTCGCCTGGCATGGACACACCACATTTCTAAACAATGGACATTGCATATCTAAAGCAGAAACTAcaactaaattttaaattcatcGTCCAacttaaatgaaaattcagGGGGCAGAAACTGGGGAGTGCAAATAGTCATCCTGATAACAAATCTCAATTTCCCCAGGGTCAGAGTATGATCTGGCATTAGTTGCCACTGACATGGGAACAGTGTTTTTGTGTGCATTATGTCAGGCCAGAGCCTGCTGTTATCATGTGCTCTGACTGGCTCTGAGATTCAGCACAGGCGAGTGGGTGGAGGGGCAAGTTGTACAAAATGGGCttcaaaaggagaaataagaaaagagcAACAATGCCATAACAATTGTATTTGATATCCTGTGAACAGTTACAATTTAGACTTTActattcaaaatacaaattacaAGTACATAATAGCTACTAATAGTGCAGTTTCAAGGtagttggaaaagaaaagctttataaTGGATTTGATAGTCCTCAAGGTTCAGCTGTAAGGTTTGGGTGACAGAACAACCATTGTAACTATCTATTACAATCTACCATTGTAACTGTGGCCCCTCCCCACTCTGATGGGCTTTGTCTAGTGGCCCACTGGGGCTGGATCTTcaggcactttttttttgtttctccttggAAAAAAGTCATGCAGAATGACTGACAGCACACCCAATTCCTGTCTGATTGCTGGTTCCCTGATTTTCAATGGGATGCAAAACCCTAACAGGTAACAGTAATAGGCAGCTCCTACCTGTGCTGTCCTACCAGCTCTgagtgctccagcctggccatggCTTAGGCCATCAAAGCCTGGCCTTTGGGTTGGTGCAGCCCATCCATGTGGGAATTCAACCCATCAATGTGCATTGTCCTTTGATGGAGTGAACTATCAGCTTCAGAAGCCTCTGAGCCTTGAACATTCCTTAtggtgtattttctttttggaggTTCTTCTTTGGTTCTTCTCCCCCTCTGCATGGTAatcaagacagaaaaacaaacaaacaaaacaaaacaaaaagatccTGTTTTTCTTACCAGAAAACTCTGTGCTAATGAAAGGGACTTGGCAAAGAGTGGAAGGGGCAAGTCACTTTCTGTGTGTGGTATGCATGGACACTCATGTCCCTCAGGGATGGGGGACATTCATTCCCTCATCCCTGCTTGCAGCTCACTCTTCGGGGGCACCAGCCAGAGCTTCTTTGAGTCCTCCTGCACAGGTACAGGCTagtgagcagggacacccccaTGTCCAGGTGGGACCACGCACAACCCACACTCACACCCCCACTGCACTGAGCTCACAAGGAGCCCTCTCGCCTTTGATGAACAGTTCAAAGCTTGTCCACCTCTCACAGTGTCCAAACTCAGCCCTTCTGTGAGCACATCGCTGGTTTGAGGCCAGAAAACTGGAGCTCTGGAAGTAGGACTTTGTAAGAGCAGCTTCTCTTCAGAGGTATCTGGACTGGAGGCCAGCAGCCAATGGACACCACACAGACCCCATCACAAGCTCAGGAGAGATGTGGATTCATTTGACAAGGTGAGGAAGACTCAGGCAGCACCTTACCTTGTGCTGTACATTCCCTGGCTTTTAAGAAATGCCATCCAGGAATGGCTCATTATCTCTGTCCCCTTCCAAGGCCCAATTAATTTAAGGCATGACAGGTTTGCTGGGATGACTCACACGccaaaggaagggaagaatgGAGATATGACTTGAAAAGTAGTGGTACAATATACATTTACTTCAAAACTCTGTCCGTTGTGCCGCTCTGACCAAAGGAAGAGATGTGACAAAGGCAGCAAGGAACAGTTGTGCAGAGGCTGatggcagctgcagcatcctgctgagTTCTATCTGGGGACAAGTCACCCACCACGGCCCTGATTCAGGGACCTCCCTGTGTGGCAAATGTCTGTGTGTAGCTGTAGGGATGTGTCAGCTCAGAAAGCCTCTGAGCTGTGGAGCTCTGGTGAAAGCTCACTCACTCAGCTGGAAGGGTCCCTCAAGGATCTTGGGAAGGATCCCCCAGGATCTACATGTTTACCCAGTTTCTGCATTTGGGAGGAATGGTTCAGCCACCACCAGCATTGGTGACAGGTAGGTTCCTGCGTTACTCCTGGCAGCGACCCCTGGCCATGGGTGCCCCAGCCAGGGGTGCAGCTCTGCcacacagcccagggcagccaggaCTGTGGAGCAGCTCGGCCAGAGGACAGAGGGTGCTGAGGCTCTGCCAGATTCCTGATTAGCAGGACAGCCACAGGCGCCAGCGGCTGCTCACGAGGGGCATTGGGGGCGGGGGCCTCAgcaaagctgagctgcagcaggtgctgcagggtCCCAGCAGGGTCCCAAAAATCCATCTCTGGGTTTGCAAATGCATAGAAGCAGAAGCACAATCaaccaggaaaagaaaggaggggCAGTTCTGACAGTCGCTTGTGTCGAAGCATTTATAACTTAATTTTCAACTCATTCAGTCAATAGAGGTTATGAAATTACAGCAATAAAATCTGGAGAGCATAATCCAAATGGCACTTTCCCAGGAGGTCTAAAGAGCTCAAACACAAAAGTACTGATTATTGTGCTTTTAAATTATAAGCTAAACTACCTTACCACCAAGGGAACAGAAAACAGCCAGTAGGGTGTCCTTTCTGAAAGGGGCTTCAGGGGCAATCTTAGTTATTTTACATCCAGATTCCCTTCCAAGCAGCctgaaaaaaaggattaataCACACTGGAGAAATGTGATTTGCTGGAGCATGCAGACACATGCATCTTAGAGAAATTACCTCCTTGCTGGAAGGAGGCACCATGGATAAAGAGGACCTCTCCACACAACCCCTTTCAATCCCTAGGAGGATTTCCACTGGTTTTCCCGGCAAAGGCTCTTGAAGAGACTGATCTGGGTGGGAtggtgggcatggggcagcctTGGGGACAGGCAGACCTGGCAGAGGGTGACTGGCTGCCACTCTGCCTGAGCGGGACAAACAGATGGCCACAGGATGACTTCAGGGAACTGCAACGAAGAGGAATGGCTGGGCAGGTTTAGAATGAAAGGGGCATTTGTCACTGCTGCGCAAAactggagagagctgggactgctcaGGCACgtccctgtgcagccccacactgcccctctgcccctggagcagccaggcagccctggggTAACTCCGCAAAATCTAGCGCTGGAGAAAATTGGAGCTTCAAAAGCTCAGTGTGAGGAGCTAAACAAGAGCACTGAGG
This window contains:
- the LOC116451079 gene encoding probable G-protein coupled receptor 83 isoform X2, which gives rise to MSRSLLQPYRTIFNWTESRIVEWEKFAELAKYEPESQKPTVKALLIVAYSVIIVMSLFGNMLVCHVVLKNKRMHSATSLFIANLAVSDIMITLLNTPFTLVRFVNSTWIFGKAMCHISRFVQYCSLHVSTLTLTAIALDRHQVILNPLKQRMSLTKGALSISVIWLMATCFSLPHAIYQKLFQYNYREATVRSLCLPDFPEPAELVWKYLDLSTFLLLYLLPLLIITVTYMRLAKKLWLRNAIGDITTQQYVTHHRNKKKSIKMLMLVVVVFAICWFPLNCYVVLISSLGIKTKNLLYFALHWFAMSSTCYNPFIYCWLNENFRAELRSLLCICQKAPQAQDQVLPPRAMSCHEAWVEQARCRKGPASQARCSTGNLPMANTDL
- the LOC116451079 gene encoding probable G-protein coupled receptor 83 isoform X1 yields the protein MSRSLLQPYRSQVMGFLGEFDHYSSLAKLMSIYHTTNRTIFNWTESRIVEWEKFAELAKYEPESQKPTVKALLIVAYSVIIVMSLFGNMLVCHVVLKNKRMHSATSLFIANLAVSDIMITLLNTPFTLVRFVNSTWIFGKAMCHISRFVQYCSLHVSTLTLTAIALDRHQVILNPLKQRMSLTKGALSISVIWLMATCFSLPHAIYQKLFQYNYREATVRSLCLPDFPEPAELVWKYLDLSTFLLLYLLPLLIITVTYMRLAKKLWLRNAIGDITTQQYVTHHRNKKKSIKMLMLVVVVFAICWFPLNCYVVLISSLGIKTKNLLYFALHWFAMSSTCYNPFIYCWLNENFRAELRSLLCICQKAPQAQDQVLPPRAMSCHEAWVEQARCRKGPASQARCSTGNLPMANTDL